A window from Triticum aestivum cultivar Chinese Spring chromosome 6D, IWGSC CS RefSeq v2.1, whole genome shotgun sequence encodes these proteins:
- the LOC123143671 gene encoding prolyl endopeptidase, whose translation MLLLKSLRPLRRLLSPPQRRPSTSKSSSHLSLPSRRSLHLPRAAAAAAMGSVAGDAVRLAYPPVRRDESVVDSYHGAQIPDPYRWLEDPDSEETKEFVAAQAELAESVLAGCADREGLRREVTRLFDHPRHAAPFRRGDKYFHFHNSGLQAQSVLYVQDDLEAEAEVLLDPNTLSKDGTVALSTYSISEDGKYIAYGLSESGSDWITIRVMHIADRQDMPDKLSWVKFSSISWTHDGKGFFYGRYPAPGVEMDAGTETNINLNHQIYYHILGSDQSEDILCWKDPENPKHSLGASVTEDGKYIILGTYDGCDPVNKLYYCEISSLPHGLEGFRETKEMLPFVKLIDNFDAQYQVVANDGDEFTFLTNKNAPKNKLVRVNIKKPEVWTDVLSEHERDVLESADAVNGNQLVVCYMSDVKHTLQIRDLITGNLLHQLPLEIGSVSEISCRREDKEVFIGFTSFLSPGIIYRCNLASTIPEMKTFREISVPGFDRTSFEVKQIFVPSKDGTKIPMFIMSKKDIELDGSHPTLLYGYGGFNISITPSFSVSRLVLCKNMGSVVCIANIRGGGEYGEEWHKAGALAKKQNCFDDFIACAEQLISSGYTSNKKICIEGGSNGGLLIAACINQRPDLFGCALAHVGVMDMLRFHKFTIGHAWTTDYGCSDKEEEFGWLIKYSPLHNVKRPWEQSFGDNCQYPATMLLTADHDDRVVPLHSLKLLATMQHVLCTSIENSPQTNPIIGRIDRKSGHGAGRPTKKLIDEAADRYSFMSKMLGATWTD comes from the exons ATGCTTCTACTTAAATCCCTCCGCCCCCTCCGCCGCCTGCTCTCTCCGCCACAACGCCGTCCCTCCACTTCGAAATCCTCCTCCCACCTCTCGCTCCCCTCCCGCCGCTCACTCCacctcccgcgcgccgccgccgccgccgccatgggttCCGTCGCCGGGGACGCCGTGCGCCTCGCCTACCCGCCCGTCCGCCGCGACGAGTCCGTCGTCGACAGCTACCACGGCGCCCAGATCCCCGACCCCTACCGCTG GCTGGAGGACCCGGACTCGGAGGAGACCAAGGAGTTCGTGGCGGCCCAGGCGGAGCTGGCCGAGTCGGTGCTCGCCGGCTGCGCCGACAGGGAGGGCCTGCGCCGCGAGGTCACGCGCCTCTTCGACCACCCGCGCCACGCCGCGCCCTTCCGCCGCGGCGACAAGTACTTCCACTTCCACAACTCCGGCCTCCAGGCCCAGAGCGTCCTCTACGTGCAG GATGATTTGGAAGCAGAGGCGGAGGTCCTCTTGGATCCAAACACTCTAAGCAAGGATGGAACTGTTGCTCTTTCAACATATTCTATTAGCGAGGATGGCAAGTACATCGCTTACGGGCTAAGTGAAAGTGGCAGCGACTGGATCACTATTCGCGTTATGCACATTGCAGACAGGCAGGATATGCCTGACAAATTGTCCTGG GTGAAGTTCTCTTCTATAAGCTGGACCCATGACGGGAAAGGGTTTTTCTATGGCCGATATCCTGCACCTGG AGTGGAAATGGATGCTGGAACCGAGACAAATATCAATCTTAATCATCAGATATATTACCATATCTTGGGGTCTGATCAGTCAGAGGATATACTATGCTGGAAAGATCCTGAAAACCCCAAACATTCCCTTGGTGCATCGGTCACTGAAGATGGAAAG TACATCATACTGGGTACCTATGATGGTTGTGATCCTGTCAACAAGCTATACTATTGTGAAATTTCTTCACTTCCTCATGGATTAGAGGGTTTCAGAGAGACAAAGGAGATGCTTCCATTTGTCAAGCTTATAGACAACTTTGATGCTCAATATCAAGTTGTGGCAAACGATGGTGATGAATTTACATTCCTGACCAATAAAAATGCTCCAAAGAATAAGCTGGTAAGGGTAAATATAAAAAAGCCAGAGGTGTGGACTGATGTTCTTTCTGAGCATGAAAGAGATGTGCTCGAGTCAGCTGACGCGGTTAATGGAAACCAGTTGGTGGTGTGTTACATGTCAGATGTTAAGCACACTCTGCAGATAAGAGACCTTATAACTGGAAATTTGCTTCATCAGTTGCCTCTAGAGATTGGTTCTGTTTCAGAGATCTCCTGTAGACGGGAAGACAAGGAAGTTTTTATTGGCTTCACGAGCTTTCTTTCTCCGGGTATTATTTATAGGTGTAACTTAGCATCTACAATCCCTGAAATGAAGACCTTCCGAGAAATTTCAGTTCCTGGGTTCGATCGCACAAGCTTTGAAGTTAAGCAG ATTTTTGTCCCTAGTAAGGATGGAACCAAGATTCCCATGTTCATAATGTCGAAGAAAGATATCGAACTCGATGGATCACATCCAACTTTGCTATATGGTTATGGTGGATTCAACATAAGCATTACCCCTTCTTTCAGTGTTAGTCGTCTTGTCCTATGCAAGAACATGGGTTCTGTTGTCTGCATTGCGAACATCCGGGGTGGTGGAGAATATGGTGAGGAGTGGCACAAAGCTGGAGCACTTGCAAAGAAACAGAATTGTTTTGATGACTTCATTGCTTGTGCGGAACAACTTATTTCTTCTGGTTACACAAGTAACAAGAAAATATGTATTGAAGGTGGAAGCAATGGTGGTCTTCTAATTGCTGCTTGTATTAACCAG CGGCCTGACCTTTTTGGGTGTGCCCTGGCTCATGTTGGTGTCATGGATATGCTTCGGTTTCACAAGTTCACAATCG GTCATGCCTGGACTACAGATTATGGTTGTTCAGACAAGGAAGAAGAATTCGGCTGGCTTATCAA ATATTCTCCCCTTCATAACGTGAAGAGACCTTGGGAGCAAAGCTTTGGTGATAATTGTCAGTATCCAGCAACCATGCTGTTGACAGCTGATCATGATGACCGTGTTGTGCCATTGCACTCGCTGAAGTTGTTGGCT